The following are encoded in a window of Geotrypetes seraphini chromosome 5, aGeoSer1.1, whole genome shotgun sequence genomic DNA:
- the LOC117361575 gene encoding olfactory receptor 7D4-like: MEKRNHSEVTEFIILGFFELPEMQFLLFLVFLIIYLMSLTGNLLIIITVCSNSHLHNPMFFFLTNLSFLEICYVTVTVPKLLAVLIAQNMIISFMHCMIQMYLFLVCIDVEINLLTAMAYDRYVAICKPLHYTIIMNKKVCIILAIASWTIAFFNPVPHVTLISQSSFCSSSEINHFFCDITALMTLSCSGTSEIETITYIEGPVAGLTPLILTIISYVYIISAVLKFQSTKGRQKAFSTCSSHLTVVLLFYGTSFGVYLRLKKVDSIHLNKLLTVVYITAIPLFNPLIYSLRNKELKGALLKATRRAENYFSSRISKTLHTVFDGNISTISK, translated from the coding sequence atggaaaagagaaacCACTCTgaagtgacagaattcatcattcTGGGATTCTTTGAGTTGCCTGAGATGCAGTTCCTCCTTTTCCTTGTGTTTTTGATTATTTATTTGATGTCCTTGACAGGGAACCTTCTTATTATAATCACTGTTTGCTCCAATTCCCATCTCCACAACCCCATGTTCTTCTTCCTCACCAATTTGTCCTTCCTTGAAATCTGTTATGTGACTGTCACGGTGCCTAAATTGTTAGCAGTGCTCATAGCACAGAATATGATCATCTCTTTCATGCACTGTATGATACAGATGTATCTGTTTTTGGTCTGTATAGATGTTGAGATCAATCTGCTCACTGCCATGGCTTATGATCGCTATGTTGCCATCTGTAAACCCTTGCATTACACCATCATCATGAACAAGAAAGTCTGCATTATTTTAGCCATTGCTTCATGGACAATTGCATTTTTTAATCCAGTCCCTCATGTTACCTTAATATCACAGTCTTCTTTCTGTAGCTCCAGTGAAATCAACCATTTCTTCTGTGACATCACAGCATTGATGACTCTGTCATGTTCAGGGACCTCTGAAATTGAAACTATAACTTATATTGAAGGACCAGTTGCAGGTTTAACCCCACTCATATTAACAATCATATCATATGTGTACATTATTTCTGCTGTATTAAAATTCCAGTCTACTAAGGGAAGACAAaaagccttttctacctgttcctCTCACCTCACAGTTGTTCTATTATTTTATGGGACCTCTTTTGGTGTTTACTTAAGACTCAAGAAAGTTGACTCCATTCATCTTAACAAACTGCTTACTGTAGTGTATATAACTGCAATTCCACTATTCAACCCCTTGATTTATAGTCTGAGAAATAAGGAACTTAAAGGAGCTTTATTGAAAGCAACCAGAAGAGCTGAGAACTATTTTTCATCTAGAATTAGTAAAACGCTGCACACTGTATTTGATGGCAATATCTCAACAATAAGTAAATAG
- the LOC117360346 gene encoding olfactory receptor 5V1-like: MGKRNHSEVTEFIILGFFELPEMQFLLFLVFLIIYLMSLTGNLLIIITVCSNSHLHSPMFFFLINLSFLEIFYVTVTVPKLLAVLIVQNKTISFMQCMIQMYLFLFCTNTEVNLLTAMAYDRYVAICKPLQYAIIMSKKVCLILAIVSWTIAFLNPLPYVILLSESSFCINIEINHFFCDLTALMTLSCSGTSVIETINYILGPVLGFTPFTLTVISYVNIIFAVLKIHSAKGRQKTFSTCSSHLTVVLLFYGTIFGVYVRPQSAYSMELNKMLAIVFITAIPLLNPLIYSLRNKELKGALWKTTRRAKNYFSSGINKTLHTVFDGNISTINKPHRR, encoded by the coding sequence ATGGGAAAGAGAAATCACTCTGAAGTGACAGAATTCATTATTCTGGGATTCTTTGAGCTACCTGAGATGCAGTTCCTCCTTTTCCTTGTGTTTTTGATTATTTATTTGATGTCCTTGACAGGGAACCTTCTTATCATAATCACAGTTTGCTCCAATTCCCATCTGCACAGCCCCATGTTCTtcttcctcatcaacttgtcCTTCCTAGAAATCTTTTATGTGACTGTCACGGTGCCTAAATTGTTGGCAGTGCTCATAGTACAGAATAAGACCATCTCTTTCATGCAGTGTATGATACAGATGTACCTGTTCCTATTCTGCACAAATACAGAGGTCAACCTTCTCACTGCCATGGCCTATGATCGATACGTTGCCATCTGTAAACCCTTGCAGTATGCCATCATCATGAGTAAGAAAGTTTGCTTAATTCTAGCCATTGTTTCATGGACAATTGCATTTCTAAATCCTTTACCTTATGTTATTTTACTATCAGAATCATCTTTTTGTATTAACATTGAAATTAACCATTTCTTCTGTGACTTGACAGCATTGATGACTCTGTCTTGTTCAGGGACCTCTGTCATTGAAACTATAAATTATATTCTAGGTCCAGTTTTAGGTTTTACCCCTTTCACATTAACAGTTATATCGTATGTGAACATTATTTTTGCAGTCCTAAAAATCCACTCTGCTAAGGGGAGACAAAagaccttttctacctgttcctCCCATCTCACAGTTGTACTTTTATTTTATGGAACCATTTTTGGTGTGTATGTGAGACCTCAGTCTGCTTACTCCATGGAACTTAACAAAATGCTTGCTATAGTGTTTATAACTGCAATTCCACTACTCAATCCCTTGATTTATAGTCTAAGAAACAAAGAACTGAAAGGAGCTTTATGGAAAACAACCAGAAGAGCTAAGAACTATTTTTCATCTGGAATTAATAAAACTCTGCACACTGTATTTGATGGCAATATCTCAACAATAAATAAACCACacaggaggtaa
- the LOC117361609 gene encoding olfactory receptor 5V1-like has protein sequence MEKRNHSEVTEFIILGFFELPEMQFLLFLVFLITYGMSLTGNLLIIITVCSNSHLHNPMFFFLTNLSFLEICYVTVTVPKLLAVLIAQNMIISFMHCMIQMYLFLVCIDVEINLLTAMAYDRYVAICKPLHYTIIMNKKVCIILAIASWTIAFFNLVPHVTLISQSSFCSSSEINHFFCDITALMTLSCSGTSEIETITYIEGPVAGLTPLILTIISYVYIISAVLKFQSTKGRQKAFSTCSSHLTVVLLFYGTSFGVYLRLKKVDSIHLNKLLTVVYITAIPLFNPLIYSLRNKELKGALLKATRRAENYFSSRISKTLHTVFDGNISTISK, from the coding sequence atggaaaagagaaacCACTCTgaagtgacagaattcatcattcTGGGATTCTTTGAGCTGCCTGAGATGCAGTTCCTCCTTTTCCTTGTGTTTTTGATTACATATGGAATGTCCCTGACAGGCAACCTTCTTATTATAATCACTGTTTGCTCCAATTCCCATCTCCACAACCCCATGTTCTTCTTCCTCACCAATTTGTCCTTCCTTGAAATCTGTTATGTGACTGTCACGGTGCCTAAATTGTTAGCAGTGCTTATAGCACAGAATATGATCATCTCTTTCATGCACTGTATGATACAGATGTATCTGTTTTTGGTCTGTATAGATGTTGAGATCAACCTGCTCACTGCCATGGCTTATGATCGCTATGTTGCCATCTGTAAACCCTTGCATTACACCATCATCATGAACAAGAAAGTCTGCATTATTTTAGCCATTGCTTCATGGACAATTGCATTTTTTAATCTAGTCCCTCATGTTACCTTAATATCACAGTCTTCTTTCTGTAGCTCCAGTGAAATCAACCATTTCTTCTGTGACATCACAGCATTGATGACTCTGTCATGTTCAGGGACCTCTGAAATTGAAACTATAACTTATATTGAAGGACCAGTTGCAGGTTTAACCCCACTCATATTAACAATCATATCATATGTGTACATTATTTCTGCTGTATTAAAATTCCAGTCTACTAAGGGAAGACAAaaagccttttctacctgttcctCTCACCTCACAGTTGTTCTATTATTTTATGGGACCTCTTTTGGTGTTTACTTAAGACTCAAGAAAGTTGACTCCATTCATCTTAACAAACTGCTTACTGTAGTGTATATAACTGCAATTCCACTATTCAACCCCTTGATTTATAGTCTGAGAAATAAGGAACTTAAAGGAGCTTTATTGAAAGCAACCAGAAGAGCTGAGAACTATTTTTCATCTAGAATTAGTAAAACGCTGCACACTGTATTTGATGGCAATATCTCAACAATAAGTAAATAG